Proteins co-encoded in one Medicago truncatula cultivar Jemalong A17 chromosome 8, MtrunA17r5.0-ANR, whole genome shotgun sequence genomic window:
- the LOC25502606 gene encoding G-type lectin S-receptor-like serine/threonine-protein kinase At4g27290 isoform X1: MTHTIKVLFRLFILIFYMRTSTSLDSLAVNQSIRDGQTLVSANGIFEIGFFSPGNSKGRYLGMWYKNLTPLTAVWVANRETPVHNNSGVLKLNENGVLVILSGANSNVWSSKISETVFVNNSINAQLLDTGNFVLKNGKDYILWQSFDYPCDTLLPGMKLGWNLVTGLNKIQSSWKSTDDPAKGEYSSGVDLRGYPQVVIMKGSAIKLRVGSWNGRSFTGYPTQPLKEKQIFEFVITDKEVYHRYEVVDRSMICVYRLSLTGNLQALCWTSHSSSRIVIYTGAEDSCDNYAMCGANSICNMDGNVPKCECLKSYVPKFPEQWNISYWSGGCVPKIELVCGNNNTSGFLRYKEMKLPDTSSSLYNKTMNLVECQRVCTKNCSCTGYANMDIRNGGSGCLLWFGDLVDMRVISQWGQDLFIKVPSSELDYISVDVPRSMKKRLVRITVGLITVGFLTCACIIIFIRKVAPRLYRRAPFQKRQVYSRLIKEDMDLPIFDFSILVKATYNFSSTNKLGEGGFGPVYKGTLVDGKEVAIKRHSKVSDQGLEEFKNEVVLIAKLQHRNLVKLLGCCIHREEMLLIYEYMPNKSLDYFIFDETRSKLLGWTHRSHIIAGIARGLLYLHQDSRLRIIHRDLKTSNILLDAHMIPKISDFGLARTFGGDQVEAKTKKMVGTYGYMPPEYAVHGRYSMKSDVFSFGVIILEIISGNKIKGFYDSENSLNLLGYAWRLWIENMPLELLDTHLFEMCISSEVIRSIHVGLLCVQQKPEDRPDMSSVILMLNGEKLLPQPKAPGFYSGKSSLEATSLSSNQMSLTIFEAR; the protein is encoded by the exons atgactcATACCATCAAAGTGTTATTTCGTTTGTTCATTTTAATCTTCTACATGAGAACTAGCACTTCACTTGACAGTTTAGCCGTCAATCAATCTATCCGAGACGGCCAGACATTAGTTTCGGCTAATGGGATTTTTGAAATAGGTTTCTTCAGTCCTGGAAATTCAAAAGGTCGGTATTTGGGTATGTGGTACAAGAATTTAACACCTTTAACAGCCGTATGGGTGGCTAACAGGGAAACACCGGTGCACAATAACTCCGGAGTCTTAAAACTCAATGAAAATGGTGTTCTTGTTATTCTCAGTGGCGCAAACAGCAATGTTTGGTCGTCCAAGATATCAGAAACAGTCTTCGTCAATAATTCAATAAATGCTCAGCTCTTGGACACGGGAAATTTTGTGTTGAAAAATGGGAAGGACTATATTTTGTGGCAGAGTTTTGATTATCCATGTGATACATTACTGCCGGGAATGAAGCTTGGATGGAACTTAGTAACTGGTCTAAACAAGATTCAATCATCGTGGAAAAGTACAGATGATCCAGCAAAGGGAGAATATTCTAGTGGTGTTGACCTCCGAGGATATCCACAAGTAGTTATAATGAAGGGGTCCGCCATAAAATTGAGAGTAGGATCATGGAATGGTCGCTCTTTTACCGGATATCCAACACAACCATTGAAAGAGaagcaaatatttgaatttgtcATAACTGACAAAGAAGTGTATCATCGATATGAAGTCGTTGATAGATCAATGATTTGCGTATATAGACTGTCCCTTACAGGAAATTTGCAGGCTTTATGTTGGACAAGTCATTCGAGCTCAAGGATAGTTATCTACACCGGCGCGGAAGATTCATGTGATAATTATGCAATGTGTGGTGCTAATTCTATATGCAATATGGATGGCAATGTGCCGAAATGTGAATGCCTGAAAAGTTATGTTCCTAAGTTTCCTGAACAATGGAATATATCATATTGGTCTGGTGGCTGCGTTCCGAAAATTGAATTAGTTTGCGGAAACAACAACACAAGTGGCTTCTTGAGGTACAAAGAAATGAAATTGCCAGACACTTCTTCATCGTTGTATAATAAGACTATGAACCTTGTGGAATGTCAAAGAGTGTGTACGAAAAATTGTTCGTGTACCGGTTATGCAAATATGGATATCCGAAATGGAGGTAGTGGCTGTCTTCTTTGGTTTGGTGATCTGGTTGATATGAGAGTAATCTCCCAATGGGGGCAAGATCTCTTTATCAAAGTCCCTTCTTCTGAACTAG ATTACATTAGTGTTGATGTCCCTAGAAGCATGAAAAAGCGGCTGGTGCGGATCACAGTTGGCCTGATTACTGTTGGATTTTTAACATGTGCCtgcataataatatttataaggaaAG TGGCACCAAGGTTATATCGTCGTGCACCATTTCAGAAAAGGCAAGTATATTCGAGATTGATAAAGGAAGACATGGATCTACCgatatttgatttttcaatcCTTGTTAAAGCCACTTATAACTTCTCTAGCACAAATAAACTTGGGGAAGGTGGATTTGGACCAGTGTATAAG GGAACACTCGTAGACGGGAAGGAGGTAGCCATAAAACGACACTCAAAGGTGTCAGATCAAGGATTGGAGGAGTTTAAAAATGAAGTTGTGTTGATTGCAAAACTTCAACACCGTAATCTTGTGAAGCTTCTTGGTTGCTGCATTCATAGAGAGGAAATGTTATTGATATATGAATACATGCCCAACAAAAGTTTAGACTACTTCATCTTTG ATGAAACCAGAAGCAAGCTCTTGGGCTGGACGCACCGTTCCCACATTATTGCTGGCATTGCTAGAGGACTTCTTTATCTTCACCAAGACTCTAGACTCAGAATTATTCATCGAGACTTGAAAACCAGCAATATCCTATTAGATGCCCATATGATTCCAAAAATCTCAGATTTTGGCTTGGCTCGGACATTTGGGGGAGATCAAGTTGAagccaaaacaaaaaagatggtCGGAACATA TGGTTACATGCCTCCAGAGTATGCAGTGCACGGTCGTTACTCCATGAAATCCGATGTGTTTAGTTTTGGCGTAATAATATTGGAGATAATTAGTGGGAATAAAATTAAGGGGTTTTACGACTCAGAAAACTCTCTCAACCTCCTTGGATAT GCTTGGAGACTCTGGATTGAAAACATGCCACTGGAACTATTAGATACGCATTTATTTGAGATGTGCATTTCTTCTGAAGTCATAAGAAGCATACATGTTGGGTTGTTATGCGTACAACAAAAACCCGAAGATAGGCCGGACATGTCCTCTGTCATTCTTATGTTGAATGGTGAGAAATTATTGCCTCAGCCGAAGGCTCCTGGATTTTATTCTGGAAAGAGTTCACTCGAAGCCACGTCTCTATCCTCAAATCAGATGTCACTTACAATTTTTGAGGCAAGATAG
- the LOC25502606 gene encoding G-type lectin S-receptor-like serine/threonine-protein kinase At4g27290 isoform X2, with translation MTHTIKVLFRLFILIFYMRTSTSLDSLAVNQSIRDGQTLVSANGIFEIGFFSPGNSKGRYLGMWYKNLTPLTAVWVANRETPVHNNSGVLKLNENGVLVILSGANSNVWSSKISETVFVNNSINAQLLDTGNFVLKNGKDYILWQSFDYPCDTLLPGMKLGWNLVTGLNKIQSSWKSTDDPAKGEYSSGVDLRGYPQVVIMKGSAIKLRVGSWNGRSFTGYPTQPLKEKQIFEFVITDKEVYHRYEVVDRSMICVYRLSLTGNLQALCWTSHSSSRIVIYTGAEDSCDNYAMCGANSICNMDGNVPKCECLKSYVPKFPEQWNISYWSGGCVPKIELVCGNNNTSGFLRYKEMKLPDTSSSLYNKTMNLVECQRVCTKNCSCTGYANMDIRNGGSGCLLWFGDLVDMRVISQWGQDLFIKVPSSELDYISVDVPRSMKKRLVRITVGLITVGFLTCACIIIFIRKVAPRLYRRAPFQKRQVYSRLIKEDMDLPIFDFSILVKATYNFSSTNKLGEGGFGPVYKGTLVDGKEVAIKRHSKVSDQGLEEFKNEVVLIAKLQHRNLVKLLGCCIHREEMLLIYEYMPNKSLDYFIFDETRSKLLGWTHRSHIIAGIARGLLYLHQDSRLRIIHRDLKTSNILLDAHMIPKISDFGLARTFGGDQVEAKTKKMVGT, from the exons atgactcATACCATCAAAGTGTTATTTCGTTTGTTCATTTTAATCTTCTACATGAGAACTAGCACTTCACTTGACAGTTTAGCCGTCAATCAATCTATCCGAGACGGCCAGACATTAGTTTCGGCTAATGGGATTTTTGAAATAGGTTTCTTCAGTCCTGGAAATTCAAAAGGTCGGTATTTGGGTATGTGGTACAAGAATTTAACACCTTTAACAGCCGTATGGGTGGCTAACAGGGAAACACCGGTGCACAATAACTCCGGAGTCTTAAAACTCAATGAAAATGGTGTTCTTGTTATTCTCAGTGGCGCAAACAGCAATGTTTGGTCGTCCAAGATATCAGAAACAGTCTTCGTCAATAATTCAATAAATGCTCAGCTCTTGGACACGGGAAATTTTGTGTTGAAAAATGGGAAGGACTATATTTTGTGGCAGAGTTTTGATTATCCATGTGATACATTACTGCCGGGAATGAAGCTTGGATGGAACTTAGTAACTGGTCTAAACAAGATTCAATCATCGTGGAAAAGTACAGATGATCCAGCAAAGGGAGAATATTCTAGTGGTGTTGACCTCCGAGGATATCCACAAGTAGTTATAATGAAGGGGTCCGCCATAAAATTGAGAGTAGGATCATGGAATGGTCGCTCTTTTACCGGATATCCAACACAACCATTGAAAGAGaagcaaatatttgaatttgtcATAACTGACAAAGAAGTGTATCATCGATATGAAGTCGTTGATAGATCAATGATTTGCGTATATAGACTGTCCCTTACAGGAAATTTGCAGGCTTTATGTTGGACAAGTCATTCGAGCTCAAGGATAGTTATCTACACCGGCGCGGAAGATTCATGTGATAATTATGCAATGTGTGGTGCTAATTCTATATGCAATATGGATGGCAATGTGCCGAAATGTGAATGCCTGAAAAGTTATGTTCCTAAGTTTCCTGAACAATGGAATATATCATATTGGTCTGGTGGCTGCGTTCCGAAAATTGAATTAGTTTGCGGAAACAACAACACAAGTGGCTTCTTGAGGTACAAAGAAATGAAATTGCCAGACACTTCTTCATCGTTGTATAATAAGACTATGAACCTTGTGGAATGTCAAAGAGTGTGTACGAAAAATTGTTCGTGTACCGGTTATGCAAATATGGATATCCGAAATGGAGGTAGTGGCTGTCTTCTTTGGTTTGGTGATCTGGTTGATATGAGAGTAATCTCCCAATGGGGGCAAGATCTCTTTATCAAAGTCCCTTCTTCTGAACTAG ATTACATTAGTGTTGATGTCCCTAGAAGCATGAAAAAGCGGCTGGTGCGGATCACAGTTGGCCTGATTACTGTTGGATTTTTAACATGTGCCtgcataataatatttataaggaaAG TGGCACCAAGGTTATATCGTCGTGCACCATTTCAGAAAAGGCAAGTATATTCGAGATTGATAAAGGAAGACATGGATCTACCgatatttgatttttcaatcCTTGTTAAAGCCACTTATAACTTCTCTAGCACAAATAAACTTGGGGAAGGTGGATTTGGACCAGTGTATAAG GGAACACTCGTAGACGGGAAGGAGGTAGCCATAAAACGACACTCAAAGGTGTCAGATCAAGGATTGGAGGAGTTTAAAAATGAAGTTGTGTTGATTGCAAAACTTCAACACCGTAATCTTGTGAAGCTTCTTGGTTGCTGCATTCATAGAGAGGAAATGTTATTGATATATGAATACATGCCCAACAAAAGTTTAGACTACTTCATCTTTG ATGAAACCAGAAGCAAGCTCTTGGGCTGGACGCACCGTTCCCACATTATTGCTGGCATTGCTAGAGGACTTCTTTATCTTCACCAAGACTCTAGACTCAGAATTATTCATCGAGACTTGAAAACCAGCAATATCCTATTAGATGCCCATATGATTCCAAAAATCTCAGATTTTGGCTTGGCTCGGACATTTGGGGGAGATCAAGTTGAagccaaaacaaaaaagatggtCGGAACATA G
- the LOC25502605 gene encoding F-box/FBD/LRR-repeat protein At5g44980 isoform X2, with translation MERQNKHVVDTDRLSDLPDHVLLHIIEFMNIKQSVQTCVLSKRWKNLWKHLTNLKLHHSYPDNSEIFFKFVSQILSGRNDSISLHSLDFEHEDHVDPPKTTLLEVMRYAASSHNMQQLTVYAKVRQISDLELPPSIFYSRSLTYLKLGFWQIYGSNSGSNYVYDEAHNYNVVLCTPKLTSLTASGHPTFEAPSTHGLPFLEEINIDYTFPYRPCEYSIMISWLQLLANVKIMTLHFKTLFQILCILKMGAQPPCFVRLKSLKVELKSNDDISNGTVRKIVKILLRNSPPARVDIIRKG, from the exons ATGGAAAGACAAAATAAACACGTTGTAGACACAGACAGACTCAGTGACCTTCCTGACCATGTCCTTCTTCATATCATTGAATTTATGAACATAAAACAATCTGTTCAGACTTGCGTTCTGTCTAAACGATGGAAGAACCTTTGGAAACATCTCACTAATCTAAAGTTGCATCACTCCTACCCTGACAATAGTGAAATCTTTTTCAAATTCGTGTCCCAGATTTTGAGTGGTCGCAATGACTCTATTTCCCTTCATAGCCTAGATTTTGAGCACGAGGATCACGTAGATCCCCCTAAAACTACACTCCTAGAGGTCATGAGATATGCTGCATCGTCACATAATATGCAGCAACTCACAGTCTATGCCAAAGTAAGGCAAATTAGTGATCTTGAATTGCCCCCTTCGATATTTTACAGTCGTTCTTTGACATATCTTAAGCTTGGCTTTTGGCAGATATATGGCTCAAATAGTG GTAGTAACTACGTTTACGATGAAGCTCACAATTACAACGTTGTGCTTTGTACTCCAAAACTTACTTCTCTTACTGCCAGTGGTCATCCTACTTTCGAAGCACCATCTACACACGGTCTACCCTTTTTAGaagaaataaatattgattacaCTTTTCCTTACAGACCGTGTGAATATTCCATCATGATTAGTTGGTTGCAATTACTTGCTAATGTTAAGATAATGacacttcattttaaaaccCTTTTTCAGATACTATGT ATTCTCAAAATGGGTGCTCAACCTCCTTGCTTTGTTAGATTGAAGTCATTGAAAGTGGAATTGAAATCAAATGACGACATATCTAATGGGACAGTAAGAAAAATTGTGAAGATCCTACTTCGAAATTCTCCACCCGCCAGAGTTGATATCATTAGGAAGGGTTAA
- the LOC25502605 gene encoding F-box protein At1g60400 isoform X1 → MERQNKHVVDTDRLSDLPDHVLLHIIEFMNIKQSVQTCVLSKRWKNLWKHLTNLKLHHSYPDNSEIFFKFVSQILSGRNDSISLHSLDFEHEDHVDPPKTTLLEVMRYAASSHNMQQLTVYAKVRQISDLELPPSIFYSRSLTYLKLGFWQIYGSNSGKTMFPKSLNLPSLKTLHLWCLTFTTSDDGRAEPFSACNMLDTLVIICCYLQENAQVLCISNSNVSSLTVGSNYVYDEAHNYNVVLCTPKLTSLTASGHPTFEAPSTHGLPFLEEINIDYTFPYRPCEYSIMISWLQLLANVKIMTLHFKTLFQILCILKMGAQPPCFVRLKSLKVELKSNDDISNGTVRKIVKILLRNSPPARVDIIRKG, encoded by the exons ATGGAAAGACAAAATAAACACGTTGTAGACACAGACAGACTCAGTGACCTTCCTGACCATGTCCTTCTTCATATCATTGAATTTATGAACATAAAACAATCTGTTCAGACTTGCGTTCTGTCTAAACGATGGAAGAACCTTTGGAAACATCTCACTAATCTAAAGTTGCATCACTCCTACCCTGACAATAGTGAAATCTTTTTCAAATTCGTGTCCCAGATTTTGAGTGGTCGCAATGACTCTATTTCCCTTCATAGCCTAGATTTTGAGCACGAGGATCACGTAGATCCCCCTAAAACTACACTCCTAGAGGTCATGAGATATGCTGCATCGTCACATAATATGCAGCAACTCACAGTCTATGCCAAAGTAAGGCAAATTAGTGATCTTGAATTGCCCCCTTCGATATTTTACAGTCGTTCTTTGACATATCTTAAGCTTGGCTTTTGGCAGATATATGGCTCAAATAGTGGTAAGACAATGTTTCCAAAATCCTTGAACTTGCCATCATTGAAAACTTTGCATTTGTGGTGTCTCACTTTCACTACTAGTGATGATGGCCGTGCTGAGCCCTTTTCAGCTTGTAACATGTTGGATACATTGGTCATTATTTGTTGTTATTTACAGGAAAATGCACAAGTGCTATGTATATCCAATTCTAATGTTTCTAGTTTGACCGTAGGTAGTAACTACGTTTACGATGAAGCTCACAATTACAACGTTGTGCTTTGTACTCCAAAACTTACTTCTCTTACTGCCAGTGGTCATCCTACTTTCGAAGCACCATCTACACACGGTCTACCCTTTTTAGaagaaataaatattgattacaCTTTTCCTTACAGACCGTGTGAATATTCCATCATGATTAGTTGGTTGCAATTACTTGCTAATGTTAAGATAATGacacttcattttaaaaccCTTTTTCAGATACTATGT ATTCTCAAAATGGGTGCTCAACCTCCTTGCTTTGTTAGATTGAAGTCATTGAAAGTGGAATTGAAATCAAATGACGACATATCTAATGGGACAGTAAGAAAAATTGTGAAGATCCTACTTCGAAATTCTCCACCCGCCAGAGTTGATATCATTAGGAAGGGTTAA